In Cynocephalus volans isolate mCynVol1 chromosome 3, mCynVol1.pri, whole genome shotgun sequence, one DNA window encodes the following:
- the LOC134371890 gene encoding vomeronasal type-1 receptor 4-like, with the protein MVTKDVAIGMIFLSQTVFGTLGNLCLLYLYLLLYFTGCRLRTTDLIVENLLVANSFVILSRGIPHAMISFGWQHVFNVHECKFISYMHRVGRGVSIGSTCLLSVFWAMVISPRNSRFAELKMKIPKYVGLSIFLCWILQMLINVIFPMYVSGKVSKKNITNTKDFQYCSSVLHDQTADWLYAALLSFPDVLSLVLMLWASSSMVLVLYRHKQRMRHIHKTNVSSRSSPESRATKTILLLVSTFVFFYTLACIFQACLSIISKPSLFLMNSTSIVDGCFPAVSPFLLLSYNSTTFRLCFAWISNRKSPND; encoded by the coding sequence ATGGTCACAAAAGATGTGGCAATAGGAATGATCTTCTTGTCACAGACTGTATTTGGAACTCTGGGAAATCTCTGTCTTCTTTACCTTTATCTCCTCCTTTATTTCACTGGGTGCAGGTTAAGGACCACAGATTTGATTGTAGAGAACCTGCTTGTAGCAAACTCTTTCGTCATTTTGTCTAGAGGAATCCCCCATGCAATGATATCGTTTGGATGGCAACATGTCTTCAATGTTCATGAATGCAAGTTCATTTCCTATATGCACAGAGTGGGCAGAGGTGTGTCCATTGGCAGCACCTGCCTCTTGAGTGTCTTTTGGGCCATGGTTATCAGTCCCAGGAACTCCAGGTTTGCAGAGCTCAAAATGAAAATTCCCAAGTATGTCGGCCTGTCTATTTTCCTGTGCTGGATCCTGCAAATgctaataaatgtcatttttcctatGTATGTGAGTGGGAAAGTGAGCAAAAAGAACATCACAAATACAAAAGATTTTCAATACTGTTCTTCTGTTCTTCATGATCAAACTGCAGACTGGCTGTATGCAGCATTGCTGTCATTCCCTGATGTGTTGTCTCTGGTGCTCATGCTGTGGGCCAGCAGCTCCATGGTTTTGGTCCTGTACAGGCACAAGCAGCGGATGCGACACATTCACAAGACCAATGTCTCCTCCAGGTCCTCCCCTGAGTCCAGAGCTACCAAGACCATCCTTCTCCTGGTGAGCACCTTTGTCTTCTTTTACACCCTCGCCTGCATCTTTCAAGCCTGTTTGTCTATTATTAGTAAACCTAGCTTGTTCCTGATGAACAGCACCTCAATAGTGGATGGGTGTTTCCCAGCCGTCAGCCCCTTTCTGCTCTTGAGCTATAACTCCACTACTTTCAGGCTCTGCTTTGCCTGGATAAGCAATAGAAAATCCCCTAATGATTGA